aaattattttcttaaaacatcAATAGTCTTACTTCTCCCTTAGTACTCCCTGGCCCTGAGGGAGTTCCTAGGAAAGCTTCTGTCATGTGGAGGtgaaagaggaagggaagaagcTTGGGTCAGCATGgagaaactgaatttttcccatgaaaaatcTCAGTGGAGCTGGGTTTTTACTTCATCCCAAGCTCCCAGTGGTGGAGGGCCAGTGTCCTGATGGGAGGGCTCTGTCTCTCAGATTAACATCCTGCCCCACATCCTCTTCCCATCAGTGACAGGAGCAGATAAGGCCGTAcatgcagagagcagagaacagCTGTGCCAATGGTGGCCACCACTCCAACAGTCTGCCCCCAActcttctgggaaaaaagaaaaaaaaatcattggcCAGATGTGATGGGTTTCTCTGAGCTTTATAAATCAGGCTGACCAGTTTCACATTTGGAATCATTAGTGCATTTTTATAGTAAAAAAGAATGATGTGAAAGGTACGATATGCAGTGCCTTGAATTATGCATGTGGTTTTTATGGTGATATAAACTCCTTTCAAAGAAGAGTTTTACTCCCCTTAGTGAtatacctttattttttaaaccttttttttcccctaaatgtTGTTCCTGAGTCTCTCTTTTAAGAGCATTCATGCACTTAGCTGACTGTAGAAAATACGTACCATTACTGAACCTTGCAAAACACTCCATGTGTGATTTGTTTGGTCAAACTTTTAGACCAACTTTGAGGCAAAAGTTTTAACTGTGGAACACAGAGCAgccttcagaaagaaaaactgccagcaccagcctgcaCAAATGATGCAGATGTGGTTTCCCTCATACCCTTTGTTCCAAAAAATGGTAAAACTTCAGGGTCCCAGAAATCACTGGGAGTTCAGGGTGCATAGCACCTGGCAGGGTGAGCAtctgcaaatacattttatttgatGGCTACTTAATATAAAGCACCTGAGTCCCTGAACCAAATGTCCCTGTGTGAAGTAGAACCGAGGTCTTCCATCACTCCCTGGCCGAGCCTCCTGTTCATGAGCCCAGCAAGTCATGCCACCACCCTAGAGCCCAATAATTACATTTGCAAAATAATgtgagggggaggaggagcacCTTCAGCATCCTCATAGAATAGTCtcagctgcagaacagctcATGGCTTGgagcaaaaagcattttcctggGAATAGAGTGGCATGGTTTTGAACACCATCCTTCAGGCTGAACATGTTCCCTGTAGTGCTCGTGGTGATgactctgctgccagcctgttTGCTGTGAGTTATTCCGAAACAAAACTTGTAAGACTTTCTTAGGTGTGGCCTGAACACACCAGCCTCTGTGGCATTTGGGGCAATAATGCCTTGCCTGAGAATTCAGCCAGGTTTGGGCATATTTTAAGCACCACGATCCTGGTTTTACCAAGATGACAGCAATTCTAAGcacaaggaaagcagaaaaaggctGCAGAGCAAGGGACTGGCAGAACTTAGTTGCCTAAGGAAGCCATTTGGCAAAGCACATGTTGGCATTGGGCAGGATTTATGCACCTAAGTTCTACCTAAATACCTAATTTATGGATCTAGGCCAGTATAAGTCTAGCTGGGCTGCATGCACTTctctgctagggaaaaaaaaaaaattatgctggatggtggaaggtgtccagtGTTCTGGGGATTAAGAGCACTTGCTCTGTGCTTTacctgagctgcctggggaaatatTAGGACATGACCACTCCCACCTCAGGAGCCCAAAATGCGCACGATTTCCCCCTTGCTGTTGCCAGGCAGCTTTCCACAGCCCCTCACGGGAAGAGCCATTACTCACTTGACTCATCATCGAATGGCTCTTCCTCTTAGGAGAGAAAGGAACTGTTCACAGAATGACTTGTGTCTCCCCCAGAGTATTGTTCCTCTGCTAGTCCATAAATCTCAGGTGCTGTCAGTGCTAAGTGGAAATGAAAGGTATTGCTGGACAGGGAGGAATTCTTATCTTGCATTCAGTCACTTAAAGATAACTCCAGATCTTCTCACATTCACTGCTCTTCGTGtctggaatatcctgagtgggaCACAGATTTAAAGTTTTGACCACATGGCATGATGGGGACCAAACAGAACAGCTTGCCCGTccaattttatttctcctgagGTGTTCAGAATGGGAGAGGGGACAAAGCTGCCTGTCAGCTgtgaaatacaaatgttttgTGGACGCAGGAATGCTGCGAGACTTCCCAGCTTCAGCGCTTATTCAGAAAGTGGTTTTGCAAGGCAAGCTTCTCTTAGAAATATCATGGCCATGTTTGAGTAATTGACATTTGCCATGTGTAACTTCAATCGAAGGGGTGGATGGCTGTGCACAAATGCACATGCAATCGGATTACTCACGTGAATTAAACTATACACACCGGCACAGAGAGTCCTCCCTGCAGCCGGGGATGCTACCTGAACCACGGCCACCTCCCTGGAACACTGAACACGCATCCGCGCCACATCCCACACCTCCTCTGGAGAGgggcacacagcacacacagcccggTGCGCATGACGGGGAAAACATGTCACCTCTTTACACTTTGAGGACTAAGATAAGAAATTAATCACAAATGTCTTTTACATAAGCTACTCCAAAAACGCCCGAAGCGGAGGGTGTGAGAAGAGCGCGTTCACCGGGGGAGGAAATAGGACAAAACTTTCAATTTCCTTTGTCCTTACGGACGCGATCGGGGGCTGCCAGCGGCGGAGCCGAGCATTTTGGAGTTCGCAGCGCTGCGGGGCGAACGATCGCGGGGCCGGGGCGAACGAGAGGGGCCGGGGCGAACGAGAGGGGCCGGGGCGAGCGATCTGGTAGCCGGTGCGAACGACCACGGAGCCGCTCTCCCGCCGGGCGCGGCCGCCTCGCTCCGTCCGTCCCTCGCTGCCCCTCGCTGCACATCGGATCCCGCCCCCGTCCCCGCGGGACGGCCCCGGCCGCCTCCCGGCGCTCCCTCCCTCACGGCCCGCCGGAACCCGCCTCCGCCGGCCGGGCGCGCCCCCGCGGCCCGCGCGcccccgcggcggggcggggcggggcgggcgctgcgccctcccctccccaaggtgttggcggcggcggcggcggggacgcGCTCGCCGCTCGTGCCCGCGCCGCCCCCCCGCCCGCGCTCCCCTCGGCTCTGCCCGGCGCTCTCTCCCCGGCTGCGGCGGCTCGGCCATGGCGGAGCTGAGCGCCGAGCGGCTGCGGGCGCTGCCCGGCAGCTGGAGTTACGGGATCAGCCAGGGCGGCCGCGTCTTCTTCATCAAGTGAGCGCGGGGCCGGCCaggaggggagcggggccgggccgggaggggcgtgcggggaagggaaggagaggagaggagggggggagcagggggcggcggggctgcgcCTGCCTGACTCGGTCCGTGTGTCCGTCCCCGCAGCGAAGAGGCGAAGAGCACGACCTGGCTGCACCCGCTCACCGGCGAGGCCGTGATCACCGGGCACCGCCGCAGCGCAGGTAGGACCCTGCCCGGAGCCCTGCCCCGAGCCCTGCCCGGAGCCCCCGGCtcggccgcccccgcccgccgctgccccgggcgGGCTCAGCCCGGGCtccccgcggagccgccgcagCCCCCCGGGACGAGCCCCGGTCGCGCTGTGCCCGCGCCTGGCGCGCTTGTTCCCCGCGGGGCGAGCAGCGCTGCGGCCGCCGTGCGGTCCTGCACGGCCAGCCTGCTCGCCGGCTTCTTCTCCCCCTGCCCCCGAGTTGTGCCTGTGCAATGTATCTGTCTCCGCTCTCCCTCCGTCGCCTTGTGTCACCCCTGCGAGGCTGTAGTTACCATTAGAGACCGCCTCGTTCCTCCCGTGCTCCTCGCTGGCTACCCCGCTTATCCACCTGCATAGCATCCTTCCCCAGTTTAGCACGAAACCACTCATCGTATTTCTATTTCCAGCAGTGCCTAGATTTAACCACGATAGGTGTACTAGAAATGTAGGGGCTGATTTCGCTAGTCACCTAGAAaccctttcttctccctgcgCTTCCATCCAGGCTGGGAGTCTGTGTGGTTTCCAAGTGACTGAGAGAGGTGGAATAGGTAGGAGGAAAAGGGGCTTGAAACATTAGAAATAACTTGGAGGGAGGAGGGTGGAATCAAGtctttgcttctgctgtttgtTCCACTCTGGAGAAGTAtcagcaggaggtgctggaggaggaggatttACAGCAGACACTCCGGAGACCCGGAGCCAAACTcttggctgctggagctgcacacaGGCTGCATATGCCactgggaggtggtggagtgTAGGGAGTGTAGTAATACGTGCAGTTGTTTTTATGTATATAAGCACTTGGATAATCACGGGGAAATAATCTGCGAGTGAATTGGTCTCTATCagattatttgctttttatgttGGGTTAATACTTATGCATTAAGGAATCCAAAACAGCCTTTTAGAAAACTGTGGGCAGccttacttttcttcttttttttttttttttttgtttttgtttttgagtTGGGAATAGTTTAAAAACCACAGGTTTCTGGCTATTAGAACCCTGCAGTTTGGTTTGCAGCGAAGGTTCTGTTGTTTGTAAGAAGTCATTTAATGCTGGGAAATGGAACTACTGATTGCTATCAGGCTCCTCTTGCTCCTGCTCTCAGTGCTCAGATTGAGAGAGTGGCCTTCATCTACAGCAGTATGCATGGGGGCAGATGTGTGTGAAGTGCTTTTCTTGTTCAACACCGGCATTAGCTGagtattaattattttttttaaactattccCACTGTCCCTGTTGACTGATGATGATTTCCCAGTGATTTTCCGAGGGTCTCATTTGTTTCTGCTGTTAAGTGCCTTCTAAAGGAAATGCAGTTTGCTTTTGAGGGAGTATTGTGTGTAACAGAGCAGAGTTATCCTCAGGTAAATTAAACTTGTCTCTGAACACAAGGCTGAGGTATGCCCTTGGATACTCTGACCATAGTTCATCAATCAGATACCGAAGTGTCTAAAACCAAAATCTGTTCCTGTAGTTTTCCTCATTCATGTGTATGTTAATGAATCTCTCCACACACAGATATAATCAAACAGAATTATTCTGGGGTTTatctcttcctctgctctgacCGTTGTTCTGGAACCTAGTCAAAATATGTTCAGAATGCGTCTTCCCTTAAGAAACAGTTTTTGAGTGAATGGCACTTCTTTTGCAGACGTATATTATTGTAAAGCTCTCTGTTAAATAATTCTGTGAGGCATGTTCTAGACGGTGAGGAAAGCTTTGTCCTCCATTATGGCTTGAAGTGCTTTTTATTCTTGGAGCTATTCAGCATTGGAAGGGTATTTTTTGCAAAGTTCTTAGAGCAGCCATAAATACTTCTGCTGGAGACACTTCCTGTTTGCTGTACTTTGCCCCGTGCCGTTATCGAAAGACACCTTGATTTTTGTTCCGCAGAAGATGGAagtgaagaaagaaagcagcCAGAGCAAATAAGTAATGAGGAGGATAAAAACCACCGCATAACCCAGCCtgattcttgttttctttaggaaatGCATTCTTGCTTTTATAATTCAATGGGAGAGCGCTACATATCAATCATTGTTTTTATTGATGGGGGCAGACTTTTAAGGGTGGAGGTGCCCAGCATCTCCAGAGCTTCCATCACACcaggaaactgaaattttgaCCTTTAgtgatgtggggtttttttatatctgGACTCCTGACTCTCAAAGAGTGGTAATAGAAAGGAAGAGATGCACCCACATCCTCCACTAGATTTACATGGAAAATGATTTTCATGTAAAATGCAACAGAGTTGTAAACACTGCAGGAGCACTTGTTAGTCACAACAGTGGTGGAATTATGCTAATACAATGCTAATGCTCTGTGGTGCAGTTGATATCGTGCCTCCTAAGGAGCTTGTGACTTGCATGGAGTTGAGCTAGAGGGATTTTTGCTCAGATCTCTGCCTGCCAGGTGAGCTGATGCTGCTGAAGTTCAAGGCAGGGAGATCTGGTGATGAccctgagcagctgggcagaggaaggaACCTTAAACAGGGGCACACATAAACCATCCTTGTTACTATCTGAGAACCAGAAACCCCAATCAGGTTTTCAGGTGTGTAGCTTCTCTTGGCTTACAGAATTCACACTTAGGCAGTCTTGGGAGCCAATGCTGAAATCCTTGTTTCTGGGACTAAAGGTTTTCACATGAGGAGTCAGACACGATATTTTAACTACCTTAGTGTTAGGGAGTAGATCAGGATGGCTGGCatcatttctcatttcaaaagGTAATTGgagtgttttgctgcttcttttccagACTTACCCACAGGTTGGGAGGAAGCCTATACTTTTGAAGGTGCAAGATATTATGTAAAGTAAGTTGAATGTTTGTCACAATACTGTAATTTTCAATTAGCTTGTCTAAATGTTGCTGTAATTCTGCGTGCTTTCCATACTGGACATCAGTGTTGGGCTATAAATCCAAAAGGAGCATTTAAATTTGTCATAGGGTATGTAATCCTTTGTTTACTCAATTCTGCACAGCTGAAACAATTTCTTGACTGTTTGTGCTAATTAAAGCTGTTTGAGGATGCAGATTCAAGTgcagtttctgctgtgaatGCAACCATCTAGCAACAAATGTCCTTGCAAGCCAAGAAAACATGGAATTTGTCTGTTTGCTTGACATTTGTGTGTGTACCCTCTTGTGCCATAGATGCTTTCCCAAAGGCAAGATCGTACTTCATCACTGGCAGAAGAGTCTTGATTTCAGCCCTGTTCTCTAATCACATGGTTTGAAGCCACGCTGAAGGTTTAATTTGGCCATTTTCTTTGCAGACCTTCTGCTTCTAGCATtgatttccattatttttttgtgttctggttttaatatattttgaggAGCACATTCACTGTGGTAGCCTTGCTGTGTGTATTGTCTTTTTGGATGAGAGACATGAAAATCAAGCTCTTGTGTAGAAGTCCAGAGGGTGTATTGGTTGGATCTCTCCAAACTTCTTACAGGCTTTTCCTCTCCAGATAGTTAGACCATCCTCACCTGGAAAATTTTTAAGTGGCACCTATGTATATTTGGttaatttgcatatttttcttctgtttaacaATTCATGGGCTTTTCTCAATTCATTCAGGAGTTTTTGCTCATTGCACTTTTTGGTTTGCtgtctttaaattaaaaatgtcattagTGTGATAACTTTTATGAGTGAAGGTTACAGACAGAGTTTATAGGCTGCAGGTaggttttttctgtgttgcagTGTTGAGCACAAGGCTCAAAGGTGCATTGTAGACGGTGTAAGGTGGATGttatgtgtgtgttttcatgGTTTATTTTACCACGAGTGTGTTTGATTTGGTtctaaacatttaaaaacatatattgAAGCATAATGCTCCTAAAAATGTGCCCAGAATAGGCGCTGACCTGTCTAGGAGGGCAGATTGTTTGTTGATAAGcagcatgtttgtttttctgttctgttttcttgcaaTTGCCATTGCAGGAGCTCTGAGTAGCAATTGACAAGAAACCCACCAGACTGAGGACAGGGATCCATTGAGAGTTTTACCTCTGGAGTTCTGTGCAGATTGTTCAATGAAGACAAGTGAGAATTAAAgaaagctgtgtttgtgtgtgtatacaatgtgaaaaaaatccttctagGGTTTGAGATGGAACCTTTTCTTGTAGAATGAGCTTGTGAACAGTGTGTTGGCCAGCTGTAGTAACTGGAAAATAGCAACTCCAGTTCTCCTGGAATAAACAAGTGCGTGAACAGCTGTTGTAGAGCTCTTCTGGGCAGACTTACTGAGTGCTGGGTTGTTTGTGTACCCTTGTCCTTCCAAGATCTTGTGTTCAAGGTGTTACCATAACTGTGAGGATGCACACGGAGCTGATTGCTTTGCTGATAGCCAGCACCAAATAGCTCCGTTTGTGTTTGGAAGTTGTGCTGTCTTTGAAAACACGTTGCACAAACCTTTCTCTGGGATTTGACAGATGTAGGAGGATAGCAGGGATGGTGCTGTCAGGCCTGCTGAAAGGTTCACGTGGTCTGACCAGTTTGGCATCCTTAGTTAAATACTGGTTTGTTGTGTAGAGTCTCGGGCTGAATTTGAATTCCTGCCCAGTGATAGCTTCTCCTTTTAAAGCTGTCTCACATTCAGCCCTGCTGGTGCTAGAGAGGATGTGAGAGCTAACGTAGACAGGGTGACAACGTTATAATCACCATCTTCTAATCCTAGGCAGTGTAACTCGGGGTGGTGTGCTGATTATGGTGATTCTGGTCGTCTGAATTTTAACTACTTCTGCATGAGGGGCAAACAGCACACGCTGTTGTGACCTCCTGCCACGCGAGCACCCCCACCTGTGGATTTTCAACCATAACCTGCTCATTTGTGTGTACTGATTTGCTGAATATTAGCGTTTGTTATGTCAATTACAGCGTAATAAAACCATGTCAAAACTATAAATATTGAAAGCTTGTTTGTGGTCtgaaagaaacatattttatgtTTCATATGAATTACAGAGTTACAAGGAAATTAATGTTAATGTCATGTTTTTGATGCTTCAGCCACTGAAACCTGTCTGTTGGATTCCTGTGTCCAGTCAGAGTTAGACAAGAAGAGCAGTCAAGTTTAATAATAATTTGACCTAACTTCTGAGGCACAGCTTCAAATATGTGGGTTGAATAGAAATGTTTAACAACCTTCCTTTATGGTAAGATCTTATGCTAGActgtgtttgaaaataaaaaccttttgaaaattattcttctggTTCTTTAATAATAGGTCTTCAGTGCTCCAAGTGGGTGTGTTGCTGAATCTattactgtgcttttttttggctttgatGTAGTAAACACTGTATAATCAAATTGGGATAATGTCGAGGAGATAATCGTCAGCTAAATCTTAACATTCCTTGCACTGGCATTTCAAACAAATGACTCAGGATACAGACTGCACTGAAATGTGATTCTTTTTAAAGGacactgtatttttcttggGACGTGTGCACTCGGTTTCAGAATAAGTAAATACCAAACAGTGACTATTTTAcgcattttttttctctcccgTGGCATTGAATTTGTTCTACTTTTAAAGTGGAAAGATACACTTAAACAGGGACAGATAAGGAGTTGTTCCCATTGCATACTGTGGTTTTCTGTTGGTGTAGGGTTGTCATAGTAAGCTGATGCTAGCTAGGACTTTGACCTTTTTGGCATGttattttttctgggtttttttgagcaGTAGAATATTTGCTAATGACAGAATCATTTCCCCACATCCTCCTCACTCGCCTCTGGTAAACCCGAATGACAAAAGGTGTCGTTTACTATTTGGAGTTTAAAAATGTGCAGTGCTGGGATACCTTGTACGGGAGTGGTTACATTGTTTaggggttttgtctctttgagGATGAGGAGATCTGGGTTTATTTACTTTACATTACACCTGTGCACTGACATCCCTTCATTGGCACTTGGTGGAACTCTGGCAGTAAACTTTGCTGAAATAATGCTTGGTTTGGTATTTATACAACTAAACTTTTACCCAGAATGTAGGGCCCTTGACTGTAGGACTGATAACATTCAATCACAACATTTGTTACTTTCAGTTAAGTATTGAATCTTCTGTGTTATGAAGCAAAACTCCTGAGGCTTGAAAATAGCAGCAAGCTTGCCATTTTTCTATTGTCCTTCTTAGGGTCCTTCACTGGACTGGTTACTTGTGCTGAGTGTATTGTGCACTCTGAAAAGTTAAAGGCTTTCTCCCCGAAACACACCTAAGCTGGGCAGTAGTATGGGAAGCTTAAgttatttatgttatttatgAGTGCCTGAGGAAAAGGAGCCCACAGGAAAATCCCATTAGGATACTTCTCAGTAGAGAAGATACACCTGCTCGTGGGCCCCAGACTCCTCACCTGGTGAGATCATTGAGAATTTCCAGATTGATGTTTTTAGGACTTTGTGATGGCTTCATAATCTTTAGGACCATAAAATGACACAAATGTGTGTGCATTTATGCGTGTGTTTGAGAAACCCTTATCAGTGGTTAAAATGACCCAATGGTCTAAACTCAGGCATTTGCTTACTTCTCTTGCATTTTTGGTTCTCACTGCAGTGGTTCTAAATATAtgttcaatttttaatttattttgttttcaaacaagGGTTATGCTGTTTAAATTACTAATTTATGAAATAAGGTTGTTCTAAAAATCAATCCTAAGATGATATTTGGATTTTTGCATCACTCTGCCTAGGTTGGTTTCTGCAGAAGTACTATTAGGTAAGCAGTTTGCATgttgaaatttgctttttcttaacTTTGCTGTAGGACTGACACTTTTTGGTCAGTACAAAAGCTGACTGCAAAAGTTCTTAAAAACTCACAGAATTAAGAGGGTTGAAGtttcatttttggggttttctcttGAAGTTTACCTTTTCCTGTGTTCATCAGAACAGTCTTTGCCTGTTGCTGGCTGAATCAAGGTATTGGCAAAACCAAGGTGAGTTCACTGTTGCATCAAATAGAGGTTTTGTGTGCTTTTATAGAGACTTTTTGCCAGTGCAGGTTTGTTTATTGTAGACACGCAGCTTGAAAATTGGGAAGgcaagaaaaatttattaagtGATTAAAAGGGATAAGATCTCATTCAGCTCCGAGTTTCTATTGTTTACTAAAATAAACCTGTGCTCATTGAGAATTCAGCTTTCGTTTGAACCTTTGTCTTTTATGTGCATTCTAAAGATCCTTTCCCATTCTGCTGAGACTTTctccagaaaaatcaaagaacagCCGGTGGTGTTTGCAGAAAAGCCCtttcttgaaaggaaaaatgcaatttgaGAAAAATACCAGCAGATCAAACTGTTTTTCTCCAAGACTAAGAATTGCAGATTTCCTCCCAGAAATTTAGTTCTTTGCTTGTTACCTCTAACCTTTATTTTactaaaatgaagaataaa
The Motacilla alba alba isolate MOTALB_02 chromosome 1A, Motacilla_alba_V1.0_pri, whole genome shotgun sequence genome window above contains:
- the PLEKHA5 gene encoding pleckstrin homology domain-containing family A member 5 isoform X17 produces the protein MAELSAERLRALPGSWSYGISQGGRVFFINEEAKSTTWLHPLTGEAVITGHRRSADLPTGWEEAYTFEGARYYVKSSE